The nucleotide sequence CGCCGGAACGAGGAATGATGGTGACTTTATTGAGAGCGTCGGCATGTTCTAACAGCGTCGTCAGCAGCGCGTGGCCGACTTCGTGATAGGCGGTCATTTTCTTGCGATTGCTATCCAGCAACGGCGTGAGGCTCAAGCCAATGGTCAACCGATCAATGGCGTCTTCCACGTCCTGCATGGTGATGGCTTCTTTGCGACGACGGGCAGTGAGAATAGCCGCTTCGTTCAACAAGTTCGCCAGTTCTGCGCCCGAAAAGCCGGGGGTGCGGCGAGCGATCGCCTCCATCGACACTTCCTCGGCAATCTTTTTGTTGCGGGCATGCACCTTCAAAATTTCCAGCCTGCCCCCGTAGGTCGGCAAATCGACAATCACCTGCCGGTCAAACCGCCCCGGTCGCATGAGGGCCATATCCAGCACATCCACCCGGTTGGTGGCGGCGATGACAATGACACCGCTATTGCCCTCAAAGCCATCCATCTCGGTCAGCAGCTGATTGAGAGTCTGTTCACGTTCATCATTACCACCGCCGATGCCCGTGCCCCGCTGTCGTCCCACCGCGTCAATCTCATCAATAAAGACGATACAGGGTGCATTTTCTTTCGCTTTTTTGAACAGATCGCGCACTCGCGAAGCGCCGACCCCAACAAACATTTCCACAAATTCCGAACCAGAAATGCTGAAGAAGGGTACCGCTGCCTCGCCCGCGATCGCTTTCGCCAGCAGCGTTTTACCGGTGCCAGGAGGGCCAACTAGCAAGACTCCACGGGGAATTTTGGCCCCGATGGCCGTGAATTTCTCGGGATTCTTCAAAAACGAGACGACTTCTTGCAGCTCTTCTTTGGCTTCTTCGATGCCTGCGACATCGTCAAACTGCACACCCGTTTTGGCTTCCATCTGGAACCGGGCACGCGATCGGCCAAAACTCATGGCTCCACCGGCATTGTTGGCCGTCCGGCGCAAAATCAACAGGAGGCCAAACAGCAGCAGCATGATCAGCAGCGTGTTGGTGGCAATCCAAGCGAGGGCGTTGCCGCCGCCCTCGGGCTCGATCTCAACATCAACGTCTTGAGCCCGCAACCGTTGAATCAGCTCTGGGTTGTTGGCATCCCCCTCAAATAACACCACTTCTTGGGGCGGATCATCTTCACCGTCGCTTTTCAGCACTACATCGGCTGTATTGGTATTGGGGTTGATATCAACCTGCTCAACCTGCCCCGAATCAACCAACTCTAGAAATTCGCCGTAGGTCAGCTGGTCGTCTTCCTCAGTTTGAGCCAACACTGGCGGCAAAGCAGCCAAGCTTTGCATCAAAAACCAGGTCGTCGTCAACAGGCCAGAAGCCGTTACTTGAGCAGTCCGCCGGAAAAGAGAGGGTTGACGCAAACGGTTTGCCATAAAACGTGCCTTTAATCTTCGTATCTGCGAGAATCCGTCCGTCCCTTGAGCAAGGGGGAAATGATTGGTCAGGGCTCAGAAAGCCTGATCATCCCCTAGTGTAATCGGTCTGCTGGGGACTGTGTCGCCATCGGCGAGGTTAGAACTGGGCTCACTGACCACCGCTCTAAAATGAATCACGATTTCTGGCTAGGGGAACGAACGGTAAAGCTTTACCCAAACTTCATGACAGTTCATCGTCCGTTCATAAATCCTTTATTCATAAAAATATTTGGATTTTGACTACCGACCGATAATAGAACGTAGACTGCGCAGTCACCATGATGACTGGCACAGGAGCTGTCTAGCAATGAAACGATTGTTGGAAAAAGTTTGGCAGAAAATGATCGGCATAATTGCAGCGGAAGTGCCTACTGCGATCGCCACCTGTGAATTTGACTGCCGAGCGCTAAGCTGTAACGCCCAGCATTGGGCCAATTGTCCCTATCGCCAATCCAAATAAGACGCGATCGCTCACTCGCCGCGCATTAAGCGATCGCGCTGATGGAGGCCCACAATGCCCTGTCTTCCCTAAACTGCCAGGTGTTGCCGCACCGCTGCCGCAATGTGATCTGTCCAATGATCGACTAAGGGCTGCTGCTCCGCCTCGACCATGACCCGAATCAGCGGTTCAGTGCCCGATGGCCGCACCAACACGCGCCCTAGAGCGCCCATGTCGGCTTCTGCCTGAGCAATGGCCTGCACCACTGGATCACAAGCTTGCCAGTTTTTGCGGCGATCGCGATCTTCGACGCGAATATTGTCCAGACGTTGGGGATAGGTGGTGAAACTTTGATCCACCAAAGCCGCTAGAGACCCCCCGACTTTTTGCACCAAATCGGCCAGGTGCAGCGCCGTCAAAATACCATCGCCAGTGAGACTGTAATGGTGGCAGAGAATATGGCCGGATTGTTCGCCTCCCAGTTTGGCGCCCCGGTCAACCATTTCGGCGTGAACGTGCTGGTCACCGACCTGGGTGCGCAACAGCTCACCACCGAGAGCGTTCCAAGCCCGCTCAAAACCGAGGTTAGCCATGACGGTGGAAATGATCAGGTTATTGGGCAGACGCTGTGAGTCTTTCAGCAGCTTGCCCCAGAAATAGAGGATGTAGTCGCCATCCACAATGCGCCCTTGACCATCGACGGCAATCACGCGATCAGCGTCGCCGTCAAAAGCAAAACCAATGTCGGCTTGATGCTCACGGACGGCAGCTTTCAGAGGCTCCAAGTGGGTGGAACCGCAATTAACATTGATGCGATCGCCGTCAGGCAACCCATGAATGCCAATGACTTCTGCCTGAGTACTGTCAAACGCCTGCGTGGCAATGCCCGCCGCTGCGCCCCAGGCCATATCCAGCACAATCTTCAACCCGCTCAAATTCAGATTAGGCAACGGTTGCCGCAAAAAATCCAGATATTGCCCCACCAGTTCTGGGCGATGGTGCCACTGTCCCCAAGCCGTAACGAGCGTTGGGTGAGGGGCTTCTAACCCCCGGAGCGATCGCTCGATATGCTGCTGTACAGCCGTCGGCAATTTGGTGCCCTCGGGGCCAAAAAACTTGATGCCATTATCTTGAGGCGGGTTATGGCTGGCCGAAATCATCACGCCCCCGATCGCCCCAACCGCTGGGGTCAGATTCGCCACAGCAGCGGTGGGACACAATCCTAAATTCCACACTTCCAACCCCGCCGAAGTGAGACCCGCCGCCAACGCTGATGACAGCATATGCCCAGAGTTGCGAGAATCTTGGCCCAGTAAAATGGGGCCCTGAGCGCCATAGTGCTGCTGCAACACCTGCCCCGCCCAGTAACCGATTTGGGTCGCTAGAGGCGCATTCAATAGCTCGCCGGCCTGCCCCCGGATACCATCGGTGCCAAATAATTGGGTCTGGGGCAAGTCGAGAGTCTGCCAACCCAAGCCTGGGGGCAACGAAAACTGTTGGCGACTCGCCGGTCGCGCTGGGGTGCTTACCATAAAACTGACTCCTCACACACTCATCAGTGGAGAATACCACCTCTGCTTAACAATCTGTAGTTTGCTGGCAGAATGCTCGATCTGATCAGAGGATGAGAGGGCTCACCCATTGCATAGATCGATGCCTTCAGAACCGCTACAGACTGACGATGCCCAACTACATACAGGTATCCAGCAATTCAATCAGGGCGATTACTATGCTTGTCATGACACGCTGGAAGCCATTTGGATGGAGGCCGAAGTCCCTGAAAAGCCTTTTTTTCAAGGCATTTTGCAGCTAGCCGTCGCGCTCTACCATCTCGGCAACCAGAATTGGCAAGGCACCGCTATCTTGCTCGGCGAGGGCATCAGACGGCTCGAACCCTTTGAGCCGCAGTATCGCGGC is from Leptolyngbya iicbica LK and encodes:
- a CDS encoding DUF309 domain-containing protein, which gives rise to MPSEPLQTDDAQLHTGIQQFNQGDYYACHDTLEAIWMEAEVPEKPFFQGILQLAVALYHLGNQNWQGTAILLGEGIRRLEPFEPQYRGVDVTPLLDCASAWLEAVQQLGVEQVGNLATALQHSQLGQTTTLAAISLPQWQIHYDHPADSTTD
- the glmM gene encoding phosphoglucosamine mutase produces the protein MVSTPARPASRQQFSLPPGLGWQTLDLPQTQLFGTDGIRGQAGELLNAPLATQIGYWAGQVLQQHYGAQGPILLGQDSRNSGHMLSSALAAGLTSAGLEVWNLGLCPTAAVANLTPAVGAIGGVMISASHNPPQDNGIKFFGPEGTKLPTAVQQHIERSLRGLEAPHPTLVTAWGQWHHRPELVGQYLDFLRQPLPNLNLSGLKIVLDMAWGAAAGIATQAFDSTQAEVIGIHGLPDGDRINVNCGSTHLEPLKAAVREHQADIGFAFDGDADRVIAVDGQGRIVDGDYILYFWGKLLKDSQRLPNNLIISTVMANLGFERAWNALGGELLRTQVGDQHVHAEMVDRGAKLGGEQSGHILCHHYSLTGDGILTALHLADLVQKVGGSLAALVDQSFTTYPQRLDNIRVEDRDRRKNWQACDPVVQAIAQAEADMGALGRVLVRPSGTEPLIRVMVEAEQQPLVDHWTDHIAAAVRQHLAV
- the ftsH gene encoding ATP-dependent zinc metalloprotease FtsH, translated to MANRLRQPSLFRRTAQVTASGLLTTTWFLMQSLAALPPVLAQTEEDDQLTYGEFLELVDSGQVEQVDINPNTNTADVVLKSDGEDDPPQEVVLFEGDANNPELIQRLRAQDVDVEIEPEGGGNALAWIATNTLLIMLLLFGLLLILRRTANNAGGAMSFGRSRARFQMEAKTGVQFDDVAGIEEAKEELQEVVSFLKNPEKFTAIGAKIPRGVLLVGPPGTGKTLLAKAIAGEAAVPFFSISGSEFVEMFVGVGASRVRDLFKKAKENAPCIVFIDEIDAVGRQRGTGIGGGNDEREQTLNQLLTEMDGFEGNSGVIVIAATNRVDVLDMALMRPGRFDRQVIVDLPTYGGRLEILKVHARNKKIAEEVSMEAIARRTPGFSGAELANLLNEAAILTARRRKEAITMQDVEDAIDRLTIGLSLTPLLDSNRKKMTAYHEVGHALLTTLLEHADALNKVTIIPRSGGVEGFTQSLPDEDVIDSGLYTRNWLLDRITVALGGLAAEAEVFGDLEISTGAGGDIKQVTNLARQMVTLYGMSDLGPVALESMGNEVFLGRNMMPRSEYSEELASKIDKQVREIAQQAYNRARGMLRDNRELIDYLVDRLLEIETMDGDEFRQIVEKYTDIPKKQTQESPAAV